In Suncus etruscus isolate mSunEtr1 chromosome 2, mSunEtr1.pri.cur, whole genome shotgun sequence, the genomic stretch AGAATGAAGCCATGGAGACCTGGAACAGAGATGGGGGTAGGGGGCTGGAGTCCCAGGGAAGTGGCCCTGAGTGTCCATGTAAACAGGCCCCGGCTTTCCATTCTGAGCTGAGGGTGCTCCTGGGTGAAGAAGCCCAACCGACAGTCCGACAGGCGCTGGCCGCCCTGGCTCCTACCTTAGTCTGCTTCTTCTCGGTGGCGTAGACGATGGAGGTGCAGCAGACCTCGGCGATCTTACGGCCCTGGCCGTAAAAGGACCAGCAGCAGATCTCGTCCCCAATGACGTCCTTGATGAACAGGACCCGTCCGTTGAAGCGCAGTGACAGCTTGTCAAACAGCTCGATGTTCTTCAACATGTTGTCATCTGAGTTGCTGCAGAAAACATGTTTGGCGAGGGCACCACAGGCTGGTCCTCACAGCCACCCCTTTGGCTGGTGCTCCACCTGACTGCAGGGGTATAGTCTGCCCTCACCAATCGCAACCCCACAAGAACAGCGTGAGCCAGGTACTAGCACAGAGCGAGGCACAAAAAGCAGGGCAAGGAACTGTCCAGGAGCAAACTGGCTGCTCTGGTCTCTAAGCTCCCAAGCGGAGCACCAGAGAAGGTCTGGGACAACCCAGGCCCATGGGCACAGGGCACAGAAGaggcagctgggggggggggtaggccCCCCAGCCACCAGCAGACTAGAACTCCCCAAGGGAAAGTTATCTCTCCCAGGGCTTCTGGGTTCCCAGGAAACTCAGTAAATCCAGACACACCAGCCTAAAGTCCTGACTCAGAGCAACCCATTCTCAGGCCCTGAAGGTTTTCCAGAATCTACAGCAGCGCTGGTGGGAATGTGAGACGGCCAAGCCACCatgggagacagacagacaacctgTTTTGACTAGAATAGAACCAGTGATTCcacaggacagcagggagggcatttgccttgcacacaggcaacctgggttcgatctccggcatcccgtagggtccccgagcctgccaggagcgatctctgagtgcagagcaagaagtgacccgagtgctgccaggtgtggcccaaagacaaaacccACTGCACCTTGTGAGGGAGGTGGTTCACCTGGGAAACAAATGGGGCGGTTCTTCCTGAGCTGGAGGACCTTCTACCTGTCTGCCTTCCTGAGCACCCCTGACACACAGAGACCACCCTTGGGGTCATGGGGCAGGCCCCAGCTGGTGGGAGCAGGCCTTCCTCTCCTGGCCAGAACCTTACCTGGTATACGAGTATTTGTTGTTGCTCCTGTTGTACAGCAGCTTCACGGCCGGCTGTGGGGTGTTTGGGAGAAAAGAAGCGTGAGGGGAAGATGGGGCCAGTGAGCCTCTGGCTTGCCCCACCCAGGCTCTACCACTAGGCTGAAGACGGGGAGCCAGGGCCCACACAAGGGGAACACGGGTGAAGGGTGGGAGCCCACACAAGGCCTACACAGTGGCTCAGGCCACTGACAAGGTTTTCCCCCAAGGTTCCTGGAAGCTTCACCCTTAgcggaagaaaaaaaatatcaccatGCCCCCCATTTGAAGTCACCGTATGTCTCTGTTCCCCAAGCTACCTTATTTGAAGTCGCTATAAGTTTCTGCTCTTCTTTGGACGAGGTAATCACAGGGACTTTGCAAAAAGGCTCGTAAGTATCTTTGTTCTGCTGAAAGAAAACAGgacatcaggggccggagcgagagcacagcagcagggcatctGACTTGTACGTGGTAGACCCAGTACGAACCCGGCTCaaccctaggcatcccatatggtccttcaagcctgctaggagtaatttctgagtgcggagccagaagGAACtcgagcaacgccaggtgtggcccaaaaaacagaaaaagaaaaaaaacaaaaaacaaaacaggacgtCAACCGGGGAAGATCGCACAGCATGGACCTCTGCCTCTGCCAGCTGGTGGGGTGccggggtgctcagggctggggCTCTGTGAATACTCGCACCAATGTCATATGCCCAGGGATGTGAGGCCAGAGGTTGGCATTGCTAAGAGCTTAACCTCCCACTGCCAGGAAGTGAAGAGGAAACGgacaaaggaaacaaaaggaaacagaGTGATGCTAAGGAGAGGGAGGAGACCTGAAGCCCCAGGCTGGGAGGAAGCGGAAACTAGGCCGCTGGCGGAACCTCTGCCACAGATCCTCTGCCAAGCAGAGAGGGCCTGTCATCAAGGTGTCGGCCAGGGAAGGCCCGGAAGCCAAAGGCAGGAGACCATCAACCGTCCTGTGGGAGAAAGGCGAGCAGGTATTTGGGAAAATGGGGGACTGAGTGCTTGGCTCTCCCCTCGTCAAAGCCCAGGATAAAGCCGGCAGGAGTCCCGAGGAAGATGGCTGCCTTCTTGCTCCACCCCGAATCCCTCAAGGCCTCTGGCTGGCGGAGGGTCACTCAGCACCTTAGGCTTTGCCAAACCCGACTGCCAAGTTTCCACTGGTGATCACGAGTGTCAGACTATGCATGGAGGGTctaaggcagtggtcctcaaactatggccatctgtttaaaaagtttgaggacccctggtctaaggCGAGGTGGGACCCCCGAACTGAGAGAGAAATGGGGAGGAGCTTGGCAATAAAGGCAGTGGGAAACGAAGGTCAGAATGAGGCCCCAGAGAGACCAGACAGAAGATCCTGCAGGCCAACTGCAAGGACTGTGCAGCGAgtggtatgaaaaagcaaaacTGAGAAGAAAGGGTGCGACGGGGTCTGTGGGTGATGCAGCTGTAGGCACCAAGGCGAAGAGGTGCTGGCCTTGAATGCAGGGCCCCTGCCCAGACCACACAGGGTGCCCTGAGACCCACCCAATGCGATTCCcgaccagagccaggaataagccccgagcaccgcctggtgtgacccaagaaacgaACCAATGTGGAGGGGCTGAGAGAAACTGAACAGGGAAAAATTACTTGGGAAAGGAAAAGTGAAACCAGGAGATCAGTGCTGGGGGGAACCACAGGAAGGGGCCCTCAGGGCAGATttccaagataaaaataaacctgAGAGTTCTGAAAACCCAAGGACCTCATGAGGGAGAGACTCAGAAAACCAGGGAAGCCACACGATGGAGCAAGGTCTTGAGAGCGCCTAAGGTGAAGATCGTGGATCTGCCTGGCGCCTCAAAAAAGTCATAAAtcacaaagagatagcacagcggcgtttgccttgcaagcagccaatccaggaccaaaggtggttggttcgaatcccggtgtcccatagggtcccctgtgcctgccaggagctatttctgagcagacagccaggaggaacccctgagcaccgccaggtgtggcccaaaaacaaaaacaaaacaaaaagtcataaaTCAAAAGGAACCATAAACAGAAAAGCTCAAGAACATGCTGCCTTCTCTGCAGTTTTTCACAGCACAGCACAAAGGTCAAGTCTTGAGGTACAGATTAAAAACATTCCAGAGGGAGGgtagagcaagagcacagtgctAGGTTGGAGTTCTgacattccatacggtccccaggcctgccaggaggaacccctaagcactgccgagtgtggccaaaaaagagggaaagaaacaaacgaacaaaaatttcagaggggccacacctgggagtcTTAGGGGTGAGGGGTACACCCTGGGTCACCCCAGACAGTCAAGACAGCAAGACACTTAGTGGGGAGTGCTCAGGCCTCCTGGGttgagggcgggggggggggggggacacacggGACGGGACGATACTGGTTTCTTTCCACTAGGATGAACTATGCTGTGGAAGGAACCATGTCTCCGAGCTTGCTGGTGGTTAGGGAGTGGTAATTTGAGTGCGTTCAACTCCAACTTCTTAGAGCAAAGTCTGAAGGTAACGTGGCGTATAGTGAATATCTgaaaagaaatgtgtgtgtgtgtgtgtgtgtgtgtgtgtgtgtgtgtgtgtgtaagagagacagagagaggaagggagagagaggagagagagatggcgCCTCTGTCTGACACCGGCCCTGCAGCACTGTGAGCTTTCTTCTGGGGCAGGATTTCTGGGGAGCGGGGTCTCGGCCAGGGAGGCCTCCCAGTTCAGTGAGTTCACACTTCCAGGGGAGAGGCAGCAGAGCAGGCTGGGCagttgcctggcatgcagctgacctgtgtttcaTACCTGGCGCTATATAATGttcccctaagctctgccaggtatgagcTGAGTTTCAaagtgtcgtgtgtgtgtgtgtgtgtgtgtgtgtgtgtgtgtgtgtgtacgtcgttcccctaagctctgccaggagtcagctgagcttcaaagtgtgtgtgtgtgtgtgtgtgtgccaggagTGAGCTTCAAAgtgtcgtgtgtgtgtgcgtatgttcccccaagctctgctgtgtgtgtgtgtgtgtgtgtgtgtgcgcgtgcggtGATGCCTACTTGCAGTGCTGCCTGGCACTCTTCCACCAGGCCCTGCACCAGGTAGTACTTGGCTTCTGCCAGCAGCTCCTCAATCTCTCGGCGGCTCTCAGGCAAGGGCACGGCACCGTCTCGAAGGTAGTTGAGGATGGTCCCAAAGTGCTTCCCACATCGGTCGATGAGGATCCAGCCTGCAGAGGGCGAAGGGGGCGCCTGGTACCCGGCACACGCTTCTCCCCTTCTGGAGCGCAGCAGGACCAGGAGCAAGGATGGGACCCAGCTCACCTGCTCGAGGGCCGCAGAGACAAGAGTGCCTTGGGCCCTGCCTGCCCACCCAGCCCAGCCCCGCTGGCTGGAGGCAACTGTCCCCCAGGCGCTCTGTTTTGGGATGCCAAGACCCCAGAGGCCTAACACACATTCCAAAGGACCCTGGAAAAAACCCTTGGCCAAGCCACTCGGAGAGACAGGACAaggttaaggcactggccttgcacacacatgaccccagttcgatccctgtcACTGaaagtggtccttgagcacccACCACCAAGGTCAGGAATGGCCGGAGCACTACTGAGGGCAGCCCCAAATCTATACAACCCCTGGGTGAGAATGTCCCAGCTACTCCCTGATAACTGCAGAGTAAGACTGCCAGGACCGGGAGACCTTTCTAGGGTGTCTGCTTGTCTCCTACCACATCTCCCCCGAGACCAGCCATTCCTCATGGTCCTCAGGGATCCCCCCCACCCAACAGTGCCTGTACAGGAATTCCTCTCTAGTAACCTCAGGTAAGCACCGACTGGCCCATGACAGCCGGGCCACGGAGGCACACACCAGCCAGACCAGCCCCAGTCTGTCACTTCTGGAGTAGGCTTGAccgctgagcagagccagaaaccaGGAACACGGCTCATTACGTGGGGGCCAGGGAGGTCACCCCGCCCGCTTCCCAGGGTCCTCATCAATCCTGCTGCAGGCTGGCGTGGCTCCCTGAGAAAGCCAGAGGTTCTGTAGGTTCCACCAGAGACAGACACGTTTGGGGGGGCTCTCTGAGAGACTCCTCCTCTAGACCCAGTGAGAGAAGAGGATTCCAAACAGGGACCAAATGTCTCCTTAGGGCTGGTGGTGGGGTTGCCCTCAACCTCTGTTTTGAGAACCAAGGTCCCCTGGACAAAACCAGCACAAACCCTAGTAAAGTAGTTCTTCTTGAGACAGGTTAAAAGCAGGGTGGGTGAAACAGAGGCTGGGGACATTCCCGTGGGGGGTGAGGAAGGCGCAGAGAAGCAGCAGCTCGAGGGAAATAAATGCCTCTCGCCCAAACAGAGGCAGCCGCTTAGTCCCGGAGACACAGAGCAGCTGAGCAGACCCAGCCCCAGCCCTGCCACCTGGATGACTGGGCCTCTGGGAAACGAGAGCGGGATTCCAGCATCAGAGTTTCTGTAAATGAGCAGGAGCCCACGAGGCTGGGCTGGGCGACGGCTCAAGAATGCGCCAGGAAATGCTTCGGATAAATAAGGCTGATGAAGCCAGGCCCCGGCCATGCGGTTTCCATCAGCGCACAGACTTCTGGCAGAGTTTGGCTGTTTTCAAAGCATAAACTGGATTCCCTGCCACAGGCGGCTCCAGGGCCCAGGAGAGAAAAGCAAACACAGGGCGTGCAGCTCctggggggtggaggtggggtggagtATGAGCCTGTTGCAGGGGGGCCACAAATCTGTAGGCTTAAAGGGCAAAAAGGCAGACAGGCGCATGGAGTAGTAGAGATGCAGGCTGGTGGCAGCAGAGATGTGCCAGGGCACTGTGGAGAGGCGCCAACTTGGGAGAGACCTAGCTCTGCTCACATGCGGGGGTAACTGTTCTGTCCAGCCCCTTTCTGTTCTAGGAACGCCATCTTGCAGGGGGTAGTAGGGTCCAAGGGACGAGGCAGGAAGCCTGGGCACGCGGAGCTGATTCTGGCAGCACCCAGAGGCTTCCGTGCTTGTTGTGTctcgcagcagcagcagctggtgAGGCCCACAGTCCAGTTTGCGGGAGAACATGTGTGGGCTCCAGGCCATGGGCTGCTCATCTCCTTCCCCCAAGGAGCGTCCACTGGCCTCTGGTCCCCCAAGAGGGAGGACCAGGCAACACGGGGAGCCAACTCAGCCCCTCTCCCTCGCCTACAACACCTGGCAGACGGGCATTTGGGAGCAGCTCTCGAGGCTGGCCACCCAAAACAGCTCCATGGAGCGCCTGGATCCTTCTCTGAGCGTAGGTGCACAGGCAGGGGGCACCACGCACCCTTGGGCCCTCTGCACCCAGAAACACCTTGCTTCTCAAGCCGCTTCCCGAGATTCCGACTCTTGTTCATGGGCCTGTCGTCTGTCTCCGGCTACCGCTGCTTCAAAGGGTAGCACACTGTGACAATCCCTCACCTGGTGGGGCCCACCTTGGCATTTCCGGCCCCCACATAGGTACAAACTTCATGGCTGCTGACGGGCTTTTGTCTCATGTCAAGCAAGGGATGGGGGGACCTGGGCCATATGTTCTAGGGTGTCCCGGAGGTCACATGTCGGGTTCGACACACTGTGCACTTACCAGGTGCCAACAAGGCTGTTCTGACGGCACAGCAGGGACCGGAAGGCCAGACTCCCCACCCCCATGGCATGCCTGGCCTTCAGGGGAGCTCCCAAAGGCTGTGAGACGTAGGCATACAGGCTGGGGTGCTGGGTCCATATCAGAGCACAAAGGGCGGAcggaaagaggggccagagcaatagaacagtggggagggcatttgccttgcatgcggttggcctgggttcaatcccagaggatcccagagcgctgccaggactaattcctgagcagagccaggaggagcctgagtgttgctgggtgtggcccaaagccccaaagcacaaaacaaaggaagaaggGGGCAGAGAGCGGACCTGCATCCTGAGTGCCTTCCCGGCCACGCAAAGGGCAGCAGCGGGCAGCCCAGGCTCTGGGCACAACCTCAGACCACGGAGGAAGGGCATGGGAAGGGAGGGCTCAGTGTGTCCCCTCAGCAGCAGTCACATGGCCACCAGCCAGGGCTGCCCCTTGGCTGCCTTCTATGAGCCCTGCCTGAAGCCAGGTAGGCCGGAAGAGAAGCCGCCCTAGCCTGCTTCCTTGGGGAGGGGGTGCCACTGTCTGCACTTCTCGTTCTCCAGCGAATAGGCTGCAGCGCTGCACACAGGTTTCACCCGCCCAGATTCCCCAGCAGGCCAGAATCCCCATGTGGAGCCTCAAGTTCCTTGGTCTGACCCTCCCCAGGAGCCAGAGGGAAACCCAGATGAGGAATCTGCTCTCCTTCCCTCTGAAACTGCTCTGGGCCCTGAATTCCAGCTGGAATCAAAACTCTCCCAGGGCCAGTGCAACAGCACAACACAGGGTAGAGGCCATTCctagcatgcggccaacccaggttcagtccccggcatcccatatacttccctgagcccatcaggggAGTCTCAAGGACCCAGAGTGAGTGCCTCTACTTCACTCCAGAGCAACGGGGCACTGGGCCAGGCAACTGTTTGGTTGGCAGGACAGATGACAGCAAAGGTTGTGTGCCAAGGCCCCGGTGGGAGGGATTGAGGAatggagggggggagagagagagagagagagagagagagagagagagagagagagagagagaagagagagaaagagagagagggaggagagagggagagagggagagagagagagagagagaagagaagagaaaagagaaaagaaaagaaaagaaaagaaaagaaaagagcctGAAGTGGGCAGGCCATGGACACCCTGCTTACCCTCGCTGTCCGTGAGCACCTCCATGCGGCCGCTGAACATGGCCTTGAGCATGGTGTCCTGCTTGGTGAGCGTCTGCATGGTCGTGTAGTAGAGCGCCCCACCCACGTTCAGCTTCACGTACTTGGAGCTGGGGCTGGCGCCCTTGAAGGAGGTGGTGCGGGTCGCAGCCGCCGGCACCGCTGAGCTCACCACGCTTTCTCCTGACATCTCTTCCTGCGGGCAAAAAACTTGGGAGTCACCTGAGGAGGCCGTGGCCAACTCTGGCCCAACGCCTCAGGTCTCTGGGCAGGCTTGAATGGAACCAACTAGAAGGGCTGGAGCGACAGTACAAggagagggcactggccttgtacCCAGCAGAGTGGAGTTCGATGTCTGGTCTCCCACAGGGTTCCCCCGacctgacagaagtgatccctaagcacagagcctagagtaactcctgagtatcagtGGCTGTGGTACAACAAACCTCTTCCCTCCTCGAATAAAGACAATTTCAAGTTTGAGCCAAAGAAAtggcacaggggttaaggtaccctcttgcacacagctgaccccaaaAGTTCCATCTATGGCACCACCGAGGGTCTCCCTACCAGCCCCTCAAGCACCCCGCCCACCAGGTGcagtcctaaaacaaaaacaagagagcAACATGGAAAAATTCATGGGAAAAATCTGGACTTTTCTCAAAGTGAGCAGGGGAGAGGTGGGGCCAGGCTCCGCCCCCCCACCAAGCGGCACCAATTCCCCAATCCTGAGAGCCCCCAGACCCCACAGGCCCCTAGAGCCTCTGGGCTGCCAACAGTCCTACAACACACTCGGCACTGCCCACCACCCCGTCCCCTAATGCCACATGCCACTGACCAACTGACCAATCAACCACCTCCCACCAGACcctctcagtggtcctcaaactatggcccgcaggccacatactgtatttgtatctgttttgtttcttcattgcaaaataagatctatgcagtgtgcataagaattcgttcataagttttgtttttactagagtcagacccttcaatggtctgagggacagtgaactggccccctgttgaaaaagtttgaggacccctgctccagaTGAAGCAAGCTTCTAggagtctaggggccagagtgatagcacagcggtaggcatttgccttgcacgcggccaaccatGGCCGGACCCGGGTTttattccagacatcccatatggtccctcgagcttgccaggagtgatttacgagcgcagagctaggaggaacccgagtgccgccaggtgtggtccagaaaccaaaatcaaagaaacaaacaaaaacaacaccaaaCATGTATTAtaatgacaaagaagaaaatcttttttggggggtaagagGGCtctcccaggcagtgctcaggaagtcaGGACCTTCCCCAGGATATGGGGCTAATAGGGCTAGAGATTCAATGCAAGGGTGTGGTACTCCTCAGCCTGAGGTGCTAGGGATGTGAGGACCACCCCAGCACCTCAGGCCATCTCCGGTTGGGCTCAGGGAGAGCCGCCAGGTCTCACCAGGCAGTGTTGGGGGGAGCAAGTGGCATCAGGAATAGAACTGGGGCCGGCCACATGCCAAGGAGTGACTCCATCTGCATCCGTCTCACTGGCTCcctaacacttttattttatcaaatgagGCAAGAGACTAGTAGTGGAAGGCAGAAGCCAGGGACTGCTCCTCCAAAGGGGCCTCGAAAGAACCAGCCAGGGACCCAAAGACGGGCCCCAGCAGAGGGGAACAAGGAACAAGGAGAATGGCTAAGAAGGGTTCTTGAGGAGCTGCTCCTGCTTCTTCAAAGTCAAGGGTTGAAGAGAGGTTTGCAAGGCTCTGGCTTAGTTCACTTGAAGTCTCTgtgacaggaaggaaaaaaagagccaaggaagatgggagggggccagagtgagcgatagcatagcggtaggacatttgtcttgcatgcagccaacccaggacggacccgtttggttcccggcatcccatagggtcccctaagcatgtcaagagtgatttctgagtgcagagccagaagtaatcaccgagcacagccaggtgtaatccccaaaccaccccccccaaataaggaaGATGAGAGCCTCCTCCCTCTGACATCAGCACTAGGCCCCATTAGGGCCAAAGACAGCACATGACGTGACCTATGTGGGCTCCAGAACTAGCACCAGAAAGGGTCTCTCTCCATCCCCTTGTTCCAGCCCTGCCAgggggagcagagccaggaagagccccCTCCCAGCAGCTCAGGGCGTGGCTCAAGAACAGTCATTTCACAAGGTGGATAAGAAAGATGCCCCTACTTCCCATCAGCCTTTTGTTGTCATCGTTCCCACGCGGTCTGGGGGGAGAGGAGTGGGCGGGATGAGTTCTCCCATCCCCACCGCGATGCCTGGGTCTTGGAAAAGCttattattatgtatttgttCCTTTATAATGTTGGGCTACATCTAGTGGTATTCAGTGTTTATTGCTGGCTccgtgctcaaggatcactcctgcttcGACTGGGGATGGCCACTTGGTGCCAGGATATCAAGCGGGGTGGCCATACAGGGAAGTGCCGTGACCCCATACTAGCTCTCTGATAACAGCAGTGCTCTAACACGCCAAATTGATTCTTCCTTGCTCCATGACATCAGTCACTTCCTCAGGCTACCGCAAACCAAGCCAAGCCTCCAGAACAAAAGCCAGTCCCGGACCTTTCAGAGCCGCAGACAGGAAGCAACTGTAAGCACAGAATAAAAACCAGCCCCGAGGGGCTGCAACCAGGCTCATACAATGGGAAAACAGGCACCAACTTCTCCAACAGCCCTCTGCAGAGTTGTCTCCTTGCAGGCACTCACCCAGAAGTTGGGTGCAGAGCCGGAGGCCATCTGCAGGCCCAGGACCACCACTTGCTGTGTGATGTGAGAGCGACTCAAACCAGCAGCTGCTTCCTAACTCGTAAATAGGGGGCGTTTGTGAAGGCCACAAGCTTCACACTGACTCACAGAGACCGAGCAAGTACTTTGTAACCTGGGCCCTTGGTATTGGCTCCTTTCTGTGGTTCCTATCCCCCACCAAGCTGTCCATGAGACTGGAGATCCCATCCTTGCAGGGCCAGATTCAATGGGGAGATGCTTAAAGAATGACAGCTGTCAGGGCTGCACAACTGATCAGACTCGGGGGTGCTGGGCTGGGAAAAGTTGGCTTAAGCAGCTTTGTTATCAAGGTCATTCTGACATGTGTCCAGGGCAGAGGGTCACAAGGCTAGGGCTTTGGCTTCTTTTGGGGAGAGGGCCCACATCCggcgacattcaggggttactcctggcttgggggaccatatgggacaccggggatcgaacccaggtccttcctgggtcagcagcatgcaaggcaaatgcctaccactgcactacagCTAGGGCTTTTTTTAAGAGTCACTGCATtggggccaaagccatagcacagcagttttGGCTTATAcaccaccaacccaggttcaatttttggcatcccatggttccccaagccttccaggagtaatttctgagcacagagacaggagaaacccgagtgctgctgagtgtggtccaacacTCCCCCAAAAGAGTCACTGCCTTGAGATTCATTACCAAATGCCCCAACCTGAAGGCATTCTTGCAGCTGGAAAAAATCTAGGGGTTTAGGTTTGTTCAACCAACTTAACTGGATTTCTTCAgggaaaaatactatttttgcaGTCCAAACGTAAGAGGAACTACCTCTGAGAAGCTGTGTAGGCGTGGACCTGCATTCTCTTCCTGGGCTTAGCACTGGGCTGTTTCTCCAAGAGTCTAGTGGAGATGTTATCAATCGTGCTTCgttttagctttttgtttgttattttttttaccacaccctgcagcactcaaggcttactccgggctttatgctcaggggtcatgcctAGTGATATTTGGAGAACTACATGGGTTGGAGTAGGTAGAGCTCAACTCCATTTCtcaggggagaaaaggaaggcTCTGCATGAGAAGGGTCCTGGATTGaccatttatttttcagaaatcacATCAAGAATACAGGGTCCAGGGGCCCGGAGAAaatagcttgccttgcaagcagccgatccaggaccaaaggtggttggttcgaatcccggtgtcccatatggtcccccgtgcctgccaggagctatttctgagcagacagccaggagtaacacctgagcaggtttttttcttttttcttttttttttttttgaggggcggTGTTTGctaccacacccggtggtgctcgggaattactcctggctctgtagtcagaaattgCAAGCAATcccctagcaagctcaggggaccatatggaatgccatggatagaacttaggtctgtccagggttggctgcgtccaaagcaaatgccctaccctaatgctgtgctaccactctggaccCAGAGAAAAGGGCagttcttgagcatcactggtgtggcacaAACCACCCTTCAAAATAAATCACCCCTCACATCCCTGTTCAGATTGAGTGGCCTCCCACCTCCCACCTGATTTAGTAATAGTCCGGGAACCTATTAAGATTCGGTCCTTTCTAGTTTGTTGGTCTGgtttgggggagggtttgggccacactctggggggcattcactcttggctctgtgctcaggatgtgTGCAAAATCAGGGTTGACGGCAAACACTTTAAACCCTAAATGTACCACCTCTCCTGCCCAGAGCTTGGGGCCATTTCTAAGGAAGTGTCCAAGAACTGTGCCTGTAGGTCTGGGGGCCATTTTGGGAGCAACAGCAGCACAAAGGCACCTTGTTGGGGGCCAGTTTGGGGAGCTGGGTTTCACTCTTTCTGGAACTTCCTGGCTGATTGCTGTCCTGGGAAGGGCTGAGAAAGGGGTGGGGGGCAAGAACAAGGAAGGGCCGGACTGGGTCACCCCAACTCGGGCACCAGGAGCTGCTTCACCAAGCAGACCTTGAAGGCCCCTGACCCCACCCCGAGATCCTGAAGGCTC encodes the following:
- the KCTD10 gene encoding BTB/POZ domain-containing adapter for CUL3-mediated RhoA degradation protein 3 isoform X1 gives rise to the protein MEEMSGESVVSSAVPAAATRTTSFKGASPSSKYVKLNVGGALYYTTMQTLTKQDTMLKAMFSGRMEVLTDSEGWILIDRCGKHFGTILNYLRDGAVPLPESRREIEELLAEAKYYLVQGLVEECQAALQQNKDTYEPFCKVPVITSSKEEQKLIATSNKPAVKLLYNRSNNKYSYTSNSDDNMLKNIELFDKLSLRFNGRVLFIKDVIGDEICCWSFYGQGRKIAEVCCTSIVYATEKKQTKVEFPEARIYEETLNILLYEAQDGRGPDNALLEATGGAAGRSHHPDEDEERERERIERGIERVRRIHIKRPDDRAHLHQ
- the KCTD10 gene encoding BTB/POZ domain-containing adapter for CUL3-mediated RhoA degradation protein 3 isoform X2 — its product is MEEMSGESVVSSAVPAAATRTTSFKGASPSSKYVKLNVGGALYYTTMQTLTKQDTMLKAMFSGRMEVLTDSEGWILIDRCGKHFGTILNYLRDGAVPLPESRREIEELLAEAKYYLVQGLVEECQAALQNKDTYEPFCKVPVITSSKEEQKLIATSNKPAVKLLYNRSNNKYSYTSNSDDNMLKNIELFDKLSLRFNGRVLFIKDVIGDEICCWSFYGQGRKIAEVCCTSIVYATEKKQTKVEFPEARIYEETLNILLYEAQDGRGPDNALLEATGGAAGRSHHPDEDEERERERIERGIERVRRIHIKRPDDRAHLHQ